A portion of the Periophthalmus magnuspinnatus isolate fPerMag1 chromosome 2, fPerMag1.2.pri, whole genome shotgun sequence genome contains these proteins:
- the LOC117382866 gene encoding homeobox protein engrailed-1-B-like, with translation MEEPKEASSGRDSTEDESMSLSPNLPSPPRLLPHQAAQQAHRTTNFFIDNILRPDFGCRKEPNYRERGQAGRDSASLCLDSNCSSDSSSSSPSSSSSTSSSPLSKQNSSKPGEAQSNGTRFSDNSSPVLVVSGNSAASPPLLKDQNQLLWPAWVYCTRYSDRPSSGPRTRKLKKKKNGKEDKRPRTAFTAEQLQRLKTEFQANRYITEQRRQSLAQELSLNESQIKIWFQNKRAKIKKATGYKNGLALQLMAQGLYNHSTTTVQEEKEDSE, from the exons ATGGAAGAGCCAAAGGAGGCGAGCAGCGGCCGAGACTCGACGGAGGACGAGAGCATGTCGCTGTCCCCGAACCTGCCCTCTCCCCCGCGGCTGCTGCCGCACCAGGCCGCGCAGCAGGCCCACAGAACCACAAACTTCTTCATCGACAACATCCTCCGGCCGGACTTCGGCTGCAGAAAAGAGCCAAACTACCGCGAGAGGGGCCAGGCGGGCCGGGACTCCGCCAGCCTGTGTCTGGACTCCAACTGCAGCAGCGACAGCAGCTCGTCCTcgccctcgtcctcctcctccacgtCGTCTTCGCCTTTGTCCAAACAGAACTCGTCTAAACCGGGAGAGGCGCAGAGTAACGGGACTCGCTTCTCGGACAACTCGTCTCCGGTTTTGGTTGTGAGCGGCAACAGCGCAGCCTCTCCGCCGCTTCTAAAGGACCAGAACCAGCTGCTGTGGCCCGCGTGGGTCTACTGCACGCGCTACTCGGATCGGCCCTCATCTG GCCCGAGGACACGCAAACTTAAGAAGAAAAAGAACGGGAAGGAGGACAAGCGACCCCGGACAGCGTTCACGGCCGAGCAACTGCAGAGACTCAAAACCGAATTCCAGGCCAACCGCTACATCACGGAGCAGCGGCGGCAGTCTTTGGCGCAGGAACTCAGCCTGAACGAGTCGCAAATCAAAATCTGGTTCCAGAACAAGCGGGCCAAAATCAAAAAGGCCACGGGGTACAAGAACGGGCTGGCGCTGCAGCTGATGGCGCAGGGACTATATAACCACTCCACCACGACTGtgcaggaggagaaggaagacaGCGAGTGA